One Euphorbia lathyris chromosome 1, ddEupLath1.1, whole genome shotgun sequence DNA segment encodes these proteins:
- the LOC136210508 gene encoding uncharacterized protein isoform X2: MDYDDNDFQSQNLQLAGESSNKFPPVLRPYALPKFDFDDNLHGSLRFDSLVETEVFLGIESNEDSQWIEDFSRGSGGIQFSSSAAESCSIPLRNNVWSEATSSESVEMLLKSVGQEELILAQTHTKESDACDELGCIIKQMEPNLKQISNIATRVEDFRDLHPALLPVQFPGKAGLDDNGVGQQSQIEDISQSGGDTPVDQGLGDLTAIRVEVRLPISGRGPFIDKCDSINEMKVDNAVNESLDNRIHESSASGTDVDNVVAAVQNIIQGVDGMDNKDASDNVIETADKEVDISGTYKCQHHEKGDVSEGVQMHVHVPNAEIFGSGPHLDNPLSLFSMESIEEKSAIESNLCSMGEPDVIPKEDSGIEMCHQSSVDTHEASLVVSRVDSADNRHEVQMHVHVPNAEILGSGPSHLDNSLSLSSMESIEEKSAIESNFCSMGEPDVIPKEDSRIEMCHQSSVETHEASLVVSRVDSADNRHEVQMHVHVPNAEIFGSGPSHLDNPLSLSPMDSIEEKSAIESKICSMGEPDVIPKEDTGIEMCHQSSVDTQETSLVVSRVDSADNRHGVEDFNGSHLDKDIVTKTVPSPLPIEDNKGSEDKVDEKFISFGAVNCSSSELCGETNTEGHVASSMMAENIQTCVKDVSGPLDVTDVDKHVSDEQKKSIELPSIDSDIDGINYESVRTSSFAEGSRGELVVSKSESDSTDGDESANGVSMPSENDSNKGTVCEHKVEASPLTTVFTCSDTEKKVAAKSSAEASIIDHKTTPEVTTGADSVSDFRKGSAVVAEQMVGKSADQLALDACDAENQIESHSVVTEKVSEECIKDKDVTLPMRDSTAGKRESIEEQSKGKRNDENEKEHVNVSDPAVDVEMSGPVPSTMMESLHDTGRKVQEEVVMASEDLRVEQIAVPSTNVELEGTAVLDKPASDSPTIIRSQSSYDERNNEGIKALSNQSCLVSVDKVQSASPHLHKTDPSKDDGSFSFEVTPMADMPRKNSRKRHASSSVEASIASAIVDASTPSGLGQLDPKVALDLSHGSPKVSDVAVVLSGSKGNTERKTRRASGKATAKDTAKKRNSASTASGKLDRGDKMTGVSPSSSGVSQLVQSNEVQRIGNLDSNSLKPFVLATSTAGLPDLNSSVSPAAVFHQPFSDLQQVQLRAQIFVYGALIQGTAPDEAYMISAFGGPDGGRNIWENSWRSCIERLHGHKSHLLTPETPLQSRAGARAPEQSIKHGPLQSKVVPSPIGRGSSKGSPTIASPIVPFSSPLWTIPTPGDTLQPSSMPRGPVMDYQRALSPLHPHQTPGIRNFVGHSSSWLSQAPYGTPWVASPQNSTLDTSGRFSVQFPVTEALQSTPVKETSVHHSSAMKPVCPPAQNTASTSVFAGTSSMLNAKMATASGSQPSIGPKPRKRKKNSISDNTAQNVLLSQPQTESVIASVVASSLSTPVAFVSKGPAEKLITSTTPIPADLWKADQTSEQKAILSEETLGKVEDAKIQAEDAAASAASAVSHSQQVWDRLEKQKNAGLLPDVETKLASAAVAIAAAAAVAKAAAAAAKVASNAALQAKLMAEEAVASGNHTNFSQMNVMSFHDGMKNLGKATPASILKGDDGTSSSSSFLVAAREATKKRVEAASAATKRAENMDAIVKAAELAAEAVSQAGKIVAMGDPMPLRELVAAGPEGYWKAVTPEMIWRSNGTDRENKNINCGREGPNTLMRQLKEVPSEKKENHIASLGKPPAPRERYSEDQERLVEGLSGSGVIMMKEAKVQKGRKASDSAKAVGVVPESGNGSRSSIVPNEPEKEETSKENNMKEHSLVEVYKDGNGLKAAWYPAKVMSFKDGKAFVEYTELALGEGSEKLKEWVPHEGNGGEAPKIRVARPTTIMQFEGTRKRRRSAMVDHVWSLGDRVDAWIEDSWREGVVTEKNKKDESLLTVAFPARGEILVLPASQLHPSRVWKDGEWVDWSSSGDKNTPSHGGDTPKEKRPRVRSPVAEARGKDKASRSVDAVESDKSDDPTLLALSTDEKLFNIGKSSRDEQRTDTTRMPRTGLQKEGSRVIFGVPKPGKKRKFMDVSKHYVGDRSGQMSEANDSLKFTKYLMPQGPGRSWKSSKSETNEKRPAISKPKTLKSGKPQNVSGRTIPHKDNLSNAVVSVADSSAVSKDSVNQTENTSEKQNTTAFQSYSASGGAPEGPVVFSARAPQSGTVSSKRMHTTNAKPERVSKGRLAPASTRLEKIEESKTSNGNSSARSTSDSIEPRRSNRRIQPTSRLLEGLQSSLMVSKIPSISHDKSQKSRNASRGNNQG; encoded by the exons ATGGATTATGATGACAATGATTTTCAAAGCCAAAATCTTCAATTAGCTGGTGAAAGTAGCAATAAGTTTCCACCTGTTCTACGGCCATATGCTCTTCCAAAGTTTGATTTTGATGACAATCTTCATGGATCTTTAAGGTTTGATAGTTTGGTTGAAACTGAGGTTTTTCTTGGCATTGAAAGTAACGAAGATAGCCAGTGGATCGAAGATTTCTCCCGAGGTAGTGGTGGGATACAGTTCAGTTCGAGTGCTGCAGAGTCTTGCTCTATTCCACTGCGCAACAATGTCTGGTCTGAGGCTACTTCCTCAGAATCTGTTGAAATGTTATTAAAATCTGTTGGCCAGGAAGAACTTATTCTTGCACAAACGCATACTAAGGAGTCAGATGCCTGTGATGAACTGGGTTGCATAATAAAGCAAATGGAGCCCAACTTGAAACAAATTAGTAATATAGCAACTAGAGTGGAAGATTTTAGAGATTTACATCCTGCATTGCTGCCAGTTCAATTTCCAGGGAAAGCTGGATTAGATGATAATGGTGTTGGGCAGCAGTCTCAGATTGAGGATATTTCACAGTCTGGAGGTGATACACCTGTTGATCAAGGTTTAGGTGACCTAACTGCTATTCGTGTAGAGGTCAGATTACCCATTTCTGGAAGGGGTCCTTTTATTGATAAATGCGATAGCATTAATGAAATGAAAGTAGATAATGCTGTAAATGAATCTTTAGACAACAGGATACATGAAAGTTCTGCTTCAGGGACAGATGTTGATAATGTAGTTGCTGCTGTGCAGAACATCATTCAAGGTGTTGATGGAATGGACAATAAAGATGCCTCAGATAATGTAATAGAGACTGCTGATAAAGAGGTAGACATTTCAGGAACATATAAATGTCAGCATCATGAGAAAGGAGATGTCAGTGAGGGGGTTCAAATGCATGTTCATGTTCCGAATGCAGAGATCTTTGGAAGTGGTCCTCATTTGGACAACCCTCTCTCTCTATTCTCAATGGAATCTATTGAAGAAAAAAGTGCAATTGAATCTAACTTGTGCAGTATGGGGGAACCAGATGTAATCCCAAAGGAGGACTCTGGCATAGAGATGTGCCATCAGTCCTCAGTAGATACACATGAGGCATCTTTGGTGGTTAGTAGAGTTGATTCTGCTGATAATAGGCATGAAGTTCAAATGCATGTTCATGTTCCGAATGCAGAGATCCTTGGAAGTGGTCCTTCTCATTTGgacaactctctctctctatcctCAATGGAATCTATTGAAGAAAAAAGTGCAATTGAATCTAACTTTTGCAGTATGGGGGAACCAGATGTAATTCCGAAGGAGGACTCTCGCATAGAGATGTGTCATCAGTCCTCAGTAGAAACACATGAGGCTTCTTTGGTGGTTAGTAGAGTTGATTCTGCTGATAACAGGCATGAAGTTCAAATGCATGTTCATGTTCCTAATGCAGAGATCTTTGGAAGTGGTCCTTCTCATTTGGACAACCCTCTCTCTCTATCCCCAATGGATTCTATTGAAGAAAAAAGTGCAATTGAATCTAAAATTTGCAGTATGGGGGAACCAGATGTAATTCCGAAGGAGGACACTGGCATAGAGATGTGTCATCAGTCCTCAGTAGATACACAAGAGACATCTTTGGTGGTTAGTAGAGTTGATTCTGCTGATAATAGGCATGGAGTTGAGGATTTTAATGGGTCCCATTTGGACAAGGACATAGTGACTAAGACTGTACCATCTCCATTGCCTATAGAAGATAATAAAGGTTCTGAGGATAAAGTCGATGAGAAGTTCATCAGCTTTGGAGCTGTTAATTGTTCCTCATCTGAATTATGTGGAGAGACTAATACTGAGGGCCATGTTGCATCATCCATGATGGCTGAGAACATTCAAACGTGTGTAAAAGATGTATCTGGACCGCTTGATGTAACAGATGTTGATAAACATGTTTCTGATGAGCAAAAAAAGAGTATAGAGTTGCCTTCTATTGATAGTGATATTGATGGAATCAACTATGAAAGTGTTCGTACCTCTTCTTTTGCTGAAGGTAGCAGAGGAGAGCTGGTAGTTTCAAAATCTGAATCAGATTCTACTGATGGAGATGAATCAG CAAATGGTGTTTCAATGCCTTCTGAGAATGATAGTAACAAAGGTACTGTTTGTGAGCACAAGGTTGAAGCGTCACCTTTGACTACAGTATTTACTTGTTCAGATACAGAGAAAAAGGTTGCTGCTAAGAGTTCTGCAGAAGCCAGCATAATTGATCATAAAACTACTCCCGAAGTGACAACTGGAGCAGATTctgtttctgattttaggaaaGGTTCTGCTGTTGTTGCTGAACAGATGGTGGGCAAGTCAGCTGATCAGTTAGCATTAGATGCCTGTGATGCAGAGAATCAAATTGAATCTCATTCAGTAGTAACTGAGAAAGTCAGCGAGGAATGCATCAAAGATAAAGATGTGACCCTACCTATGCGGGATTCAACTGCAGGCAAGCGAGAAAGTATTGAAGAACAAAGTAAAGGGAAAAGAAATGATGAAAATGAAAAGGAACATGTAAATGTTTCAG ATCCAGCTGTTGATGTTGAGATGTCTGGACCTGTGCCTTCAACCATGATGGAATCGTTACATGATACTGGTCGTAAGGTTCAGGAGGAAGTTGTCATGGCTTCTGAAGATCTAAGAGTTGAGCAGATTGCTGTTCCAAGTACTAATG TGGAACTGGAAGGTACTGCTGTTCTTGACAAGCCAGCTAGTGATTCCCCTACGATCATTAGAAGTCAGTCTTCTTATGATGAAAGGAATAACGAGGGAATTAAAGCATTATCGAATCAGAGCTGTTTAGTTTCTGTAGACAAAGTGCAGTCAGCTTCACCGCATCTGCATAAAACTGATCCGTCTAAGGATGATGGCAGTTTCAGTTTTGAGGTCACCCCAATGGCGGATATGCCTCGAAAAAATTCCAGGAAAAGGCATGCCTCCTCAAGTGTAGAAGCTAGCATAGCATCGGCG ATTGTGGATGCATCTACTCCAAGTGGATTAGGCCAATTAGACCCTAAGGTTGCTCTAGATCTTTCTCATGGAAGTCCAAAGGTTTCTGATGTAGCTGTTGTGCTTAGTGGCTCTAAAGGTAATACTGAGCGTAAAACAAGACGAGCATCAGGTAAAGCAACAGCAAAGGACACTGCTAAAAAGAGGAACTCTGCTAGTACAGCTTCTGGTAAATTAGATAGAGGGGACAAAATGACGGGTGTTTCCCCGAGTTCATCTGGTGTTTCTCAACTTGTGCAATCCAATGAGGTTCAACGCATTGGGAATTTGGATTCAAATAGTCTGAAACCTTTTGTGCTTGCAACATCAACTGCTGGTCTGCCGGACTTGAATTCTTCAGTTTCTCCAGCTGCAGTATTTCATCAACCTTTCTCAGATTTACAACAAGTGCAACTGCGTGCCCAGATTTTTGTTTATGGAGCTTTGAT TCAAGGAACAGCGCCGGATGAAGCATATATGATATCTGCATTTGGAGGACCAG ATGGTGGTAGAAACATTTGGGAGAATTCTTGGCGCTCATGTATAGAAAGGCTTCATGGTCATAAATCTCATCTCCTTACCCCTGAGACCCCTCTTCAATCTCGCGCAG GTGCTAGAGCTCCTGAGCAATCTATTAAACATGGTCCACTTCAGAGTAAAGTAGTCCCCTCACCTATTGGACGAGGAAGTAGCAAGGGTAGTCCTACAATCGCGAGCCCTATTGTGCCCTTCTCTTCACCACTTTGGACTATACCTACTCCTGGGGATACTTTGCAACCAAGTAGCATGCCCAGGGGTCCAGTTATGGATTATCAACGGGCACTTTCTCCTTTGCATCCTCATCAAACTCCAGGTATCAGGAATTTTGTCGGGCATAGCTCCTCTTGGCTTTCTCAGGCTCCCTATGGCACTCCTTGGGTGGCTTCTCCTCAGAATTCTACACTTGATACAAGTGGTCGTTTTTCTGTGCAATTTCCTGTAACAGAAGCTCTCCAATCGACACCTGTTAAAGAAACATCTGTACATCATTCCTCTGCTATGAAGCCTGTTTGTCCTCCAGCTCAGAATACAGCTTCTACTAGTGTTTTTGCTGGAACTTCCTCTATGCTTAATGCAAAAATGGCAACAGCATCAGGAAGTCAACCTTCTATCGGTCCAAAGCCtagaaagagaaaaaagaacTCAATTTCTGATAATACTGCACAGAATGTCTTGTTATCGCAACCTCAAACAGAATCTGTTATTGCTTCTGTTGTTGCAAGTTCTCTTTCTACTCCTGTTGCTTTTGTTTCTAAAGGACCAGCTGAAAAACTCATTACATCTACAACTCCTATTCCTGCTGATTTGTGGAAAGCGGACCAGACTTCAGAACAGAAGGCTATATTATCAGAGGAGACCCTTGGTAAGGTTGAGGATGCTAAGATTCAAGCAGAAGATGCGGCAGCTTCTGCAGCTTCTGCTGTTAGTCATAGCCAACAAGTATGGGATCGGTTGGAAAAGCAAAAAAATGCTGGGTTGTTACCAGATGTAGAAACCAAATTGGCTTCTGCAGCTGTTGCCATAGCTGCTGCGGCTGCTGTTGCTAAGGCTGCCGCCGCTGCTGCGAAGGTTGCATCAAATGCAGCATTGCAAGCTAAATTAATGGCTGAAGAAGCAGTTGCTTCTGGTAATCATACCAACTTTAGTCAAATGAATGTCATGTCTTTTCATGATGGCATGAAAAATTTGGGAAAGGCGACTCCTGCATCCATCTTGAAGGGTGATGATGGAACAAGTAGTTCAAGTTCATTTCTTGTTGCTGCAAGGGAGGCTACTAAAAAGAGGGTTGAAGCAGCTTCAGCTGCGACAAAACGAGCTGAAAATATGGATGCTATTGTGAAAGCTGCTGAATTGGCTGCTGAAGCAGTGTCCCAAGCTGGGAAAATAGTGGCTATGGGTGATCCTATGCCATTGAGGGAGCTAGTAGCAGCTGGTCCAGAGGGTTACTGGAAAGCTGTAACACCTGAGATGATTTGGAGATCAAATGGCACTGATAGGGAAAACAAGAATATAAATTGTGGTAGAGAGGGTCCTAATACTTTGATGAGGCAGTTAAAAGAGGTTCCATCAGAGAAGAAAGAGAATCACATTGCTAGCCTTGGAAAGCCCCCTGCACCTAGAGAGAGGTACAGTGAGGACCAGGAAAGGTTGGTAGAAGGTTTGTCAGGATCTGGTGTAATCATGATGAAGGAAGCAAAGGTGCAAAAGGGACGCAAGGCTTCTGATTCAGCCAAAGCCGTTGGAGTGGTTCCAGAGTCCGGGAATGGATCTAGATCTTCCATTGTTCCGAATGAACCTGAGAAGGAAGAAACTTCAAAGGAGAATAACATGAAAGAGCATTCCCTTGTTGAG GTTTACAAAGATGGGAATGGATTGAAAGCAGCCTGGTACCCCGCCAAGGTGATGAGCTTCAAGGACGGGAAGGCTTTTGTGGAGTACACTGAGCTTGCATTGGGTGAAG GCTCAGAAAAGCTGAAGGAGTGGGTGCCCCATGAAGGTAATGGAGGTGAAGCGCCCAAAATACGCGTTGCCCGCCCTACTACTATCATGCAATTTGAAGGGAcaaggaagaggaggagatctGCCATGGTGGACCATGTATGGTCCCTTGGTGATAGAGTCGACGCATGGATAGAGGATAG CTGGAGAGAAGGAGTGGTAACtgaaaagaacaagaaagatgaGTCACTTCTAACTGTTGCTTTTCCAG CTCGAGGAGAAATATTAGTACTTCCAGCTTCACAGCTTCATCCTTCTCGTGTATGGAAAGATGGGGAATGGGTTGATTGGTCCAGTTCAGGAGACAAGAATACCCCTTCTCACGGG GGTGATACCCCGAAAGAGAAGAGACCAAGAGTGCGAAGCCCTGTAGCAGAGGCCAGAGGAAAGGATAAGGCTTCAAGAAGTGTAGATGCTGTTGAATCTGATAAATCAGATGATCCAACATTACTGGCGTTATCTACCGATGAAAAACTATTCAATATTGGCAAGAGCAGCAGAGATGAGCAACGGACTGATACAACGAGAATGCCACGGACTGGTTTGCAGAAGGAAGGATCTCGAGTGATCTTTGGTGTACCAAAGCctggaaagaaaaggaaattCATGGATGTTAGCAAGCATTATGTTGGAGATCGAAGTGGTCAAATGAGTGAAGCAAATGATTCACTCAAATTCACAAAATATTTAATGCCACAAGGACCGGGCCGGTCATGGAAAAGTTCTAAATCTGAAACAAATGAAAAACGACCAGCCATATCAAAGCCCAAGACTCTTAAATCTGGAAAACCACAGAATGTTTCAGGTAGAACAATTCCTCATAAGGACAATCTATCAAATGCAGTAGTTTCTGTTGCTGACAGCAGTGCTGTTTCAAAGGATTCTGTAAACCAAACCGAAAACACTTCAGAAAAGCAGAATACGACGGCCTTTCAATCATATTCGGCTTCTGGTGGAGCACCAGAGGGTCCAGTCGTATTCTCTGCACGCGCTCCACAATCAGGTACAGTTTCCTCGAAGAGGATGCACACAACAAATGCCAAACCCGAACGGGTAAGTAAAGGAAGACTTGCTCCTGCTTCTACAAGGTTGGAAAAAATCGAAGAGAGCAAGACTTCGAATGGTAATTCTTCTGCAAGATCAACTAGTGATTCTATCGAGCCACGAAGGTCTAATCGCAGAATTCAGCCGACATCAAGA CTTTTAGAAGGGTTACAAAGCTCCTTGATGGTCTCTAAAATTCCGTCGATTTCACATGACAAAAGCCAAAAAAGTAGGAATGCTTCGAGAG GGAATAACCAAGGTTGA